A stretch of Microbulbifer sp. SAOS-129_SWC DNA encodes these proteins:
- a CDS encoding histidine triad nucleotide-binding protein, with product MTSEPSVFSRIVAGDIEVPRLYEDDQCIVIRDRSPQAPTHLLIIPHKPLVNLSDTEVADKPLLGHLMWVAAEVARRQGLEGFRLVVNNGRAAGQTVFHLHIHLLAQREMREQGLAD from the coding sequence GTGACTTCCGAGCCCAGCGTCTTCAGCAGGATCGTCGCCGGTGATATCGAGGTGCCGCGCCTCTACGAGGACGACCAGTGCATCGTCATCCGCGACCGCTCGCCGCAGGCGCCTACCCACCTGCTGATTATTCCGCACAAGCCGCTGGTCAATCTGTCCGATACCGAAGTCGCCGATAAACCGCTGCTCGGCCACCTGATGTGGGTAGCCGCAGAAGTAGCGCGCCGGCAGGGGCTGGAGGGCTTCCGCCTGGTGGTTAACAATGGCCGCGCGGCGGGGCAGACGGTCTTTCACCTGCATATACACCTGCTGGCACAGCGCGAGATGCGCGAGCAGGGGCTGGCTGACTAG
- a CDS encoding class I fructose-bisphosphate aldolase — MSVIDEMQATIAEMVDGRRGILAADESSGTIAKRFDAIGVESSEENRRFYRSRLLSAEGLGDYVCGVILFEETLSQADDAGIPLPQVAAAQKIVPGIKVDKGKGPLPGAPGDMITYGLDGLAERLDGYKQQGARFAKWREVYPIGPSNPSRLGLTANAEMLARYAAVCQAQGVVPIVEPEVLIDGEHSIEQAAEVNEVVWHEVFHALHRHGVVLELMILKPSMVTPGKECAKAPPEQVAEYTLRSLRRAVPAAVPSINFLSGGQGPEEATVNLNALNQLWQSPWQLSFSYGRALQEPALKAWGGDAANGPAAQDALLKRARLNHLAMLGDYEPSLEAD, encoded by the coding sequence ATGAGCGTCATTGATGAGATGCAGGCGACCATCGCCGAGATGGTCGATGGTCGCCGCGGTATCCTGGCTGCGGACGAGAGCAGCGGCACCATCGCCAAGCGCTTTGATGCGATCGGCGTCGAGTCCAGCGAGGAGAATCGCCGCTTTTACCGTTCGCGGCTGCTGTCGGCCGAGGGGCTCGGCGACTATGTGTGCGGTGTCATCCTGTTCGAGGAGACGTTGTCCCAGGCCGACGATGCGGGCATTCCGCTGCCGCAAGTGGCGGCAGCGCAGAAGATTGTGCCCGGTATCAAGGTGGACAAGGGCAAGGGCCCGCTGCCCGGGGCTCCGGGCGACATGATTACCTATGGCCTCGACGGTCTCGCCGAGCGACTCGATGGCTACAAGCAGCAGGGGGCGCGCTTCGCCAAATGGCGCGAGGTCTACCCCATAGGCCCGTCCAACCCCTCCCGGCTGGGGCTTACCGCCAATGCCGAAATGCTCGCCCGCTATGCGGCGGTATGCCAGGCGCAGGGCGTAGTGCCGATCGTCGAACCGGAAGTGCTGATCGACGGCGAGCACAGCATCGAGCAGGCGGCCGAAGTCAACGAGGTGGTTTGGCACGAGGTCTTTCACGCGCTGCACCGGCACGGCGTGGTGCTCGAACTGATGATCCTCAAGCCCAGCATGGTCACGCCGGGTAAGGAGTGTGCCAAAGCGCCCCCGGAGCAGGTGGCCGAGTACACGCTGCGCAGCCTGCGCCGCGCGGTGCCGGCGGCGGTGCCGAGTATCAATTTCCTGTCCGGCGGCCAGGGTCCAGAGGAGGCCACGGTCAACCTGAACGCCCTCAACCAGCTGTGGCAGTCGCCCTGGCAGCTCAGCTTTTCCTATGGTCGTGCGCTGCAGGAGCCGGCGTTGAAAGCCTGGGGGGGCGACGCTGCCAATGGGCCCGCGGCTCAGGACGCGCTGCTAAAGCGGGCGCGATTGAACCACCTGGCGATGCTCGGTGATTATGAGCCATCCCTGGAGGCTGACTAG
- the glpK gene encoding glycerol kinase GlpK → MILSIDQGTTGTTAFVFDSSGALRGRSYSEFPQYYPRPGWVEHNASEIWEVTLRVCAAALERAGIGAAELTAIGITNQRETTVLWDRRTGEPVCPAIVWQCRRSAEICAELQRAGKAGWLRQKTGLVLDPYFSASKLQWLFREQPELLARARAGELCFGTIDSWLIWKMSGGRAHLTDHSNASRTLLYNLEQRCWDPDLLALFGCPEAVLPQIRPSAGRFTTTDAEAFLGATVDICGVAGDQQAALFGQGCTRPGSVKNTYGTGCFMLACAGEERPVAPPGLLTTIACGPDGGPLYALEGAVFHAGSAVQWLRDELGVIREAADTETIAHRIPDTRGVYLVPAFSGLGAPHWDPHARGTICGLTRGAGKAELVRATLESIAYQSEELAQLMGEALGVGISHIRADGGASANNFLMQFQADISRVRVERPRQIESTAVGAALLAGIGAGLWSADALPGCLRELERDFVPQMAEARRDQLLQGWQKAVAACRAF, encoded by the coding sequence CGAATTTCCCCAGTACTACCCCCGTCCCGGCTGGGTGGAGCACAACGCCAGCGAAATCTGGGAGGTGACCCTGCGCGTGTGCGCGGCGGCGCTGGAGCGCGCCGGCATCGGTGCGGCGGAACTGACCGCCATCGGCATCACCAATCAGCGCGAGACCACCGTGCTGTGGGATCGGCGCACCGGTGAGCCGGTGTGTCCGGCGATCGTATGGCAGTGTCGGCGCTCGGCGGAGATTTGTGCGGAGCTGCAGCGGGCCGGCAAAGCCGGGTGGCTGCGGCAGAAAACCGGACTGGTGCTGGATCCCTATTTCTCCGCCAGCAAGCTGCAGTGGCTGTTTCGCGAGCAGCCCGAACTGCTGGCGCGGGCCCGCGCCGGCGAACTGTGTTTCGGCACCATCGACAGCTGGCTGATCTGGAAGATGAGCGGCGGCCGCGCGCACCTGACCGACCACAGCAACGCCAGTCGTACCCTGCTGTACAACCTCGAGCAGCGTTGTTGGGATCCGGACCTGCTGGCGCTGTTCGGGTGCCCGGAAGCTGTGCTGCCACAAATCCGCCCCTCTGCCGGGCGTTTCACCACCACCGATGCGGAGGCCTTCCTCGGCGCGACGGTCGATATTTGCGGCGTGGCCGGCGATCAGCAGGCGGCGCTGTTCGGCCAGGGGTGTACCCGCCCCGGCAGCGTCAAGAATACCTACGGTACCGGCTGCTTTATGCTCGCCTGCGCCGGCGAAGAGCGCCCGGTGGCTCCGCCGGGACTGCTGACCACCATCGCCTGCGGGCCCGACGGCGGTCCCCTGTATGCACTGGAAGGCGCGGTGTTCCATGCCGGCTCGGCGGTGCAGTGGCTGCGCGACGAGCTGGGCGTGATCCGCGAGGCGGCCGACACCGAGACCATCGCCCATCGCATCCCGGATACCCGCGGCGTCTACCTGGTGCCGGCGTTCAGCGGCCTCGGCGCACCGCACTGGGATCCCCATGCGCGCGGTACCATTTGCGGCCTCACCCGCGGCGCCGGCAAGGCGGAACTGGTGCGCGCGACGCTGGAGTCCATCGCCTACCAGAGCGAAGAACTGGCGCAGCTTATGGGCGAGGCCCTCGGTGTGGGCATCAGCCATATCCGTGCCGACGGCGGGGCCAGCGCCAACAATTTCCTGATGCAGTTCCAGGCGGATATTTCGCGGGTGCGGGTAGAGCGCCCGCGCCAGATCGAGTCCACTGCCGTGGGCGCGGCACTGCTGGCGGGGATCGGCGCCGGCCTGTGGAGCGCGGATGCGCTGCCCGGCTGCTTGCGGGAACTGGAGCGCGACTTTGTACCGCAGATGGCGGAGGCACGGCGCGACCAGTTGCTGCAGGGTTGGCAAAAAGCCGTCGCCGCCTGCCGCGCATTCTGA
- the alaS gene encoding alanine--tRNA ligase, giving the protein MKSAEIRDAFLNYFAEQGHTIVPSSSLVPGNDPTLMFTNAGMVQFKDTFLGQEQRPYNRATSSQRCVRAGGKHNDLENVGYTARHHTFFEMLGNFSFGDYFKRDAIRFAWEFLTKVLGLPEERLWVTVHISDDEAADIWLKEMGVSAERFSRLDEDNFWQMGDTGPCGPSSEIFYDHGADVPGGPPGSDNDDLDRYIEIWNLVFMQYERTADGELHPLPKPSVDTGMGLERIAAVMQNVHSNYEIDLFQALLKAAGDIVGCSDLEEKSLRVIADHIRSCAFLIADGVLPSNEGRGYVLRRIIRRAVRHGHKLGHEQIFFYKLVAALAEQMGDAYPELRDKREQIENALRKEEEQFAKTLDKGMALLEEGLASLEGNEIPGELVFALYDTYGFPVDLTQDIARERGLNLDMAGYEAAMEAQRERARAAGKFKQDYTEALNLDGATEFVGYDTTEAAGTVVAIVKDGEQVERLAEGEEGAIVLERTPFYAESGGQVGDSGYLSAGDNRFEVRDCSKQGAHHLHLGKVLAGGIAVGDKLEARVSAEVRQATALNHSATHLLHAALRKVLGEHVTQKGSLVDSERLRFDFSHPEAVTAKQLHAIESLVNAQIRANSPVHTEETDIESAKQKGAMALFGEKYGDSVRVLSMGEINDGSAFSVELCGGTHVQRTGDIGLLRIVSESGIASGQRRIEAVTGAHALALFDQAQQRLEHTAALLKTRPDTLADKVEQLLANNRKLEKELAQLKTKLASGAGGDLSSQAVEVAGFKLLAASIDGADPKSLRDLADQMKNKLGSGVVLLAAPGDDKVALVAAVTKDLTKRVAAGDLMRFAAGRLGGKGGGRPDMAQGGGTDIAALPELLKEVPGWIEQQVAAS; this is encoded by the coding sequence ATGAAGAGTGCAGAGATTCGCGACGCTTTCCTGAATTACTTTGCCGAACAGGGCCACACCATTGTGCCCTCCAGTTCGCTGGTGCCCGGTAACGACCCGACGCTGATGTTCACCAATGCCGGTATGGTGCAGTTCAAGGACACCTTCCTCGGCCAGGAGCAGCGCCCCTACAACCGCGCCACCAGCTCCCAGCGCTGCGTGCGCGCCGGCGGCAAGCACAACGACCTGGAAAATGTCGGCTACACCGCCCGCCACCACACCTTCTTCGAAATGCTGGGCAACTTCAGTTTCGGCGATTACTTCAAGCGCGACGCCATCCGCTTTGCGTGGGAGTTCCTGACCAAGGTGCTGGGGCTGCCGGAAGAGCGCCTGTGGGTCACCGTGCATATCAGTGATGACGAGGCTGCGGATATCTGGCTGAAGGAAATGGGCGTGTCGGCGGAGCGCTTCTCGCGCCTGGACGAGGACAACTTCTGGCAGATGGGCGACACCGGCCCCTGTGGCCCCAGTTCCGAGATCTTCTACGACCACGGTGCAGACGTGCCCGGTGGCCCGCCCGGTTCCGACAACGATGACCTCGACCGCTATATCGAGATCTGGAACCTAGTGTTCATGCAGTACGAGCGCACTGCCGACGGCGAGCTGCACCCGCTGCCGAAACCGTCCGTGGATACCGGCATGGGCCTCGAGCGCATCGCCGCGGTGATGCAGAACGTTCATTCGAACTACGAGATCGACCTGTTCCAGGCGCTGCTCAAGGCTGCTGGCGACATCGTCGGCTGCAGCGATCTGGAAGAGAAGTCCCTGCGCGTGATCGCCGACCATATCCGCTCCTGCGCCTTCCTGATTGCCGACGGTGTGCTGCCGTCCAATGAGGGGCGCGGCTATGTACTGCGCCGCATCATCCGCCGCGCCGTGCGCCACGGGCACAAACTGGGCCACGAGCAGATCTTCTTCTACAAACTGGTGGCGGCGCTGGCCGAGCAGATGGGCGACGCCTACCCGGAGCTGCGCGACAAACGCGAGCAGATCGAAAATGCCCTGCGCAAGGAAGAAGAGCAATTCGCCAAGACCCTCGATAAGGGTATGGCGCTGCTGGAGGAGGGGCTCGCCTCCCTCGAGGGCAACGAGATTCCCGGTGAACTGGTATTCGCGCTGTACGACACCTACGGTTTCCCGGTAGACCTGACCCAGGATATCGCCCGCGAACGCGGCCTGAACCTGGATATGGCCGGCTACGAGGCGGCCATGGAAGCCCAGCGCGAACGCGCGCGTGCCGCCGGCAAGTTCAAGCAGGACTACACCGAGGCCCTGAATCTGGACGGCGCTACCGAGTTTGTCGGTTACGACACCACCGAAGCGGCGGGCACTGTGGTGGCCATCGTCAAGGATGGCGAGCAGGTTGAACGGCTGGCCGAGGGCGAAGAGGGCGCGATTGTGCTCGAGCGCACCCCCTTCTATGCGGAATCCGGTGGCCAGGTGGGCGACAGCGGCTACTTGAGTGCCGGCGACAACCGCTTCGAAGTGCGCGACTGCAGCAAGCAGGGCGCCCACCATCTGCACCTGGGTAAGGTGTTGGCGGGCGGTATCGCTGTCGGTGACAAGCTGGAGGCCAGAGTCAGTGCCGAAGTGCGCCAGGCCACCGCATTGAACCATTCCGCCACCCACCTGCTGCACGCCGCGCTGCGCAAGGTGCTGGGCGAACATGTGACCCAGAAGGGCTCGCTGGTGGATTCCGAGCGGCTGCGCTTCGACTTCTCCCATCCCGAGGCGGTCACCGCCAAGCAGCTGCACGCGATCGAGTCGCTGGTCAACGCACAGATCCGCGCCAACAGCCCGGTGCACACCGAGGAAACTGATATCGAAAGCGCCAAGCAGAAGGGCGCCATGGCCCTGTTTGGCGAGAAGTACGGCGACAGCGTGCGTGTACTGTCCATGGGGGAAATCAATGACGGCAGCGCCTTCTCGGTGGAGCTCTGTGGCGGAACCCATGTGCAGCGCACCGGCGATATCGGCCTGTTGCGCATCGTCAGCGAGAGCGGCATCGCCTCCGGGCAGCGCCGCATTGAGGCGGTGACCGGCGCCCACGCCCTGGCCCTGTTTGATCAGGCGCAGCAGCGCCTCGAGCACACCGCCGCGCTGCTCAAGACGCGCCCGGACACGCTCGCCGACAAGGTGGAGCAGCTGCTGGCCAACAACCGCAAGCTGGAAAAGGAGCTGGCGCAGCTGAAGACCAAACTGGCCAGTGGCGCCGGCGGCGACCTGTCCAGCCAGGCGGTGGAAGTGGCCGGCTTCAAGTTGCTGGCGGCGTCTATCGACGGCGCCGATCCCAAATCGCTGCGCGATCTCGCCGACCAGATGAAGAACAAGCTGGGTAGCGGCGTGGTATTGCTGGCGGCGCCGGGCGACGACAAGGTCGCCCTGGTGGCGGCCGTCACCAAGGACCTGACCAAGCGCGTGGCCGCCGGCGATCTGATGCGCTTTGCCGCCGGCAGGCTCGGCGGCAAGGGCGGTGGGCGACCGGATATGGCCCAGGGCGGCGGCACCGATATCGCGGCACTGCCGGAATTGTTGAAGGAAGTGCCAGGTTGGATAGAGCAGCAAGTGGCGGCCAGCTGA
- a CDS encoding Trm112 family protein, whose product MDKKLLSLLVCPVSKAPLEYHEDTQELVCKASGLAYPVRDGIPVMLESEARPLTAEEKLEK is encoded by the coding sequence ATGGATAAGAAGTTGCTGAGTCTGTTGGTGTGCCCGGTGAGCAAGGCACCCCTCGAGTATCACGAAGATACTCAGGAGCTGGTGTGCAAGGCCAGCGGCCTGGCTTACCCGGTGCGCGACGGCATCCCGGTGATGCTGGAATCCGAGGCGCGCCCACTCACGGCCGAGGAAAAGCTGGAGAAGTGA
- a CDS encoding lysophospholipase: MEFVSRGHRLHYRRWWVEGALGAVVISHGLGEHSGRYRALARTLNGAGFSVYALDHFGHGESEGRRGHIEDFAHYSEDLYHFLRVVRQEMDSEPRAGGGRPLHLLGHSLGGVIACGCAIRFGGMDGLVLSAPGFRGGAEPGALERWLVQRLVRLAPRLSLPNRINPRWLSRDETVVADYRADPLVHNRVTVQWFCAFLREREFLQPRLAQITLPCLVLLPDGDLAVDPRTTRTWFDLLGSDCKRLHSFAGAYHELFNEVEEGPVARELLLQYLKAQLPAPQAAASS, from the coding sequence ATGGAATTTGTTTCGCGTGGTCACCGCCTGCACTATCGGCGCTGGTGGGTTGAAGGGGCGCTGGGCGCGGTTGTCATCTCGCATGGGCTCGGTGAGCACAGTGGCCGTTATCGGGCGCTGGCGCGCACTCTGAACGGTGCCGGTTTCAGCGTCTACGCCCTGGATCACTTCGGGCACGGCGAGTCCGAAGGGCGGCGCGGGCATATCGAAGACTTTGCCCATTACAGCGAAGATCTGTACCACTTCCTGCGCGTAGTGCGGCAGGAGATGGACAGCGAACCGCGTGCCGGTGGCGGGCGCCCGCTGCACCTGCTGGGGCACAGCCTCGGCGGTGTGATCGCGTGTGGCTGCGCCATCCGCTTCGGCGGTATGGACGGACTGGTTCTCTCGGCGCCGGGCTTTCGCGGCGGCGCCGAGCCCGGCGCGCTGGAGCGCTGGCTGGTGCAGCGGCTGGTGCGGCTGGCGCCGCGCCTGTCGCTGCCGAACCGGATCAATCCGCGCTGGTTGAGCCGGGATGAGACGGTGGTGGCCGATTACCGCGCCGATCCCCTGGTTCACAACCGGGTCACGGTCCAGTGGTTCTGTGCCTTCCTGCGCGAGCGCGAGTTCCTGCAGCCGCGTCTCGCGCAAATTACCTTGCCCTGCCTGGTGCTGCTGCCGGACGGCGATCTGGCCGTGGATCCGCGCACTACCCGTACCTGGTTCGACTTGCTCGGGAGCGATTGCAAGCGTCTGCACAGTTTTGCCGGTGCCTACCACGAGCTGTTTAATGAAGTGGAGGAGGGGCCGGTGGCGCGGGAGTTGCTGCTGCAGTACCTGAAGGCACAGCTGCCGGCGCCGCAGGCAGCGGCCTCCAGCTGA